Genomic window (Barnesiella propionica):
GTATCTTCCGAATCTCATTTTAACAACTCTTTCTATAAATATGAAAATAGTCTTACGGAAAAACTACCAAAGCATTTAGCTTGTAGTGGAAATCGTATTATTTTGAGAGAGTTAATTGTAGATAATCATATTATCTGGGATAAGCGTTTATCTCCTAACGATGATACTGTATTTTTGTTTTATGTTCAATTGTATTCCCGAAAAAAAGCGTATTTACCATCAATAAATTATTATAGGAGAGTACATTCGGCTTCGGTGACTTCCATAAAATCATTGGCTGGAACAAAAAAGCATATATCTTCTTTTATGGTAATGGCCGAAATATTTCAAAAAGAATATGAATGTTGTGCTGATTCTAAAATTAAACATAATTTAAAGTTGAGAATAGCTTTGACTGTTAAAGCTATTTTATTTGATGCAGCTTTAATATATACCAAGAAAGAAAGAAGAGAGTTTATTTCTCTCTTGAAAAGTAAGAACTTATATCCATATACTTTTTTATGGATAGATTTATGGCCTAAGATTTCCTTAAAAAGGACATTAATGGATTGGTCCATGTTATTTTTTCCTTTCGAATTTTATTATGATTTATATAGTGCGTTAATGTATAACTCTAAAATAGCTAGGAGAATTAGGAGTTAGTTATTTTATTGAAACTGAATATTAAATAAGAATAAATTCGATGAAAAAATTAAAAGTAGTAACCGTAGTAGGCACGCGTCCCGAGATTATCCGTTTAGCCTGCGTACTTCAAAAATTAGATAAAAGCCCCGCGATCGACCATGTCCTGGTCCACACCGGCCAGAATTACGATTACGAACTCAACGAACTCTTCTTCGAAGACCTCGGTCTGCGCAAGCCCGACCATTTCCTCAATGCCGCCGGAGCCAATGCCACCGCCACCGCGGGCCAAATCCTGATCAACATAGACCCTATCCTCGAGCAAGAACATCCCGATGCCTTCCTGGTTCTGGGCGATACCAACTCCTGCCTTTGCGCCATAGCCGCCAAAAAGCGCCACATCCCCATCTTCCACATGGAAGCCGGTAACCGTTGCTTCGAC
Coding sequences:
- a CDS encoding glycosyltransferase family 2 protein, translated to MKQLSIIIPVYNTGKYLDDCLTSLLHQDIPHEQYEIICVNDGSTDNSLEILNGYASDNENIQVIDQQNAGHAAARNVGLQAAQGRYVWFVDSDDYIDAGCLGFLLRILNENQIDFLTVGLTSVSSESHFNNSFYKYENSLTEKLPKHLACSGNRIILRELIVDNHIIWDKRLSPNDDTVFLFYVQLYSRKKAYLPSINYYRRVHSASVTSIKSLAGTKKHISSFMVMAEIFQKEYECCADSKIKHNLKLRIALTVKAILFDAALIYTKKERREFISLLKSKNLYPYTFLWIDLWPKISLKRTLMDWSMLFFPFEFYYDLYSALMYNSKIARRIRS
- a CDS encoding UDP-N-acetylglucosamine 2-epimerase gives rise to the protein MKKLKVVTVVGTRPEIIRLACVLQKLDKSPAIDHVLVHTGQNYDYELNELFFEDLGLRKPDHFLNAAGANATATAGQILINIDPILEQEHPDAFLVLGDTNSCLCAIAAKKRHIPIFHMEAGNRCFD